A section of the Streptomyces sp. NBC_01591 genome encodes:
- a CDS encoding MBL fold metallo-hydrolase: MFFVDTIETAGLGNRSYLAGGQRAAVVVDPPRDIDRVIAAAARRGVRIALVAETHLHNDYVTGGLELARVTGARYLVPAAAQVSFARVPVADGDITPVDDGLALRALATPGHTPHHTSYVLTEEGRDVAAFTGGSLLIGSVGRPDLVEPRLTAELARAQHASVHRLADELADAVPVLPTHGFGSFCSSSQAEGSATTIGDERGRNDALVKDVDTFVAELLAGLDDVPAYYAHMGPANAAGPAPLDLTPPDPADAEEIARRLAAGEWVVDLRSRVAFAEGHVAGSFNFEGEGRLATYLAWLIPWGKPVTLLASTAADIAHAQRELSRVGMGRPVAAATGGPKDWAGTSTELRSLRRSDFAGLTAAREQGEDPVVLDVRRNSEHRAGAITGAVHIPLHELPRRLGEVPPGVVWVHCAGGTRAAIAASMLGAAGREVVAVDDGFGAAAPAGLCLTAPVPVP; this comes from the coding sequence GTGTTCTTCGTCGACACCATCGAGACAGCGGGCCTCGGCAACCGCAGCTATCTGGCGGGCGGGCAGCGGGCCGCCGTGGTCGTGGACCCGCCGCGCGACATCGACCGGGTCATAGCCGCTGCCGCCCGGCGCGGCGTACGGATCGCCCTGGTGGCGGAGACGCATCTGCACAACGACTATGTGACGGGCGGCCTGGAGCTGGCCCGCGTCACCGGGGCGCGCTACCTGGTGCCCGCGGCGGCACAGGTCTCCTTCGCCCGCGTCCCGGTCGCGGACGGTGACATCACCCCGGTCGACGACGGCCTCGCGCTGCGTGCACTCGCCACCCCCGGCCACACCCCGCACCACACGTCCTACGTGCTGACGGAGGAGGGCCGCGACGTGGCCGCCTTCACCGGCGGTTCGCTGCTGATCGGCAGTGTGGGCCGGCCCGATCTGGTGGAGCCCCGGCTCACCGCCGAACTGGCCCGTGCCCAGCACGCCTCCGTGCACCGGCTCGCCGATGAGCTCGCGGACGCGGTGCCCGTGCTGCCCACGCACGGCTTCGGCAGTTTCTGCTCGTCCTCGCAGGCCGAGGGGTCTGCCACGACGATCGGCGACGAGCGCGGGCGGAACGACGCGCTGGTCAAGGACGTGGACACCTTTGTCGCGGAACTGCTCGCCGGTCTGGACGATGTCCCCGCGTACTACGCGCACATGGGCCCGGCCAATGCCGCGGGACCGGCTCCGCTCGATCTGACCCCGCCCGACCCGGCCGACGCCGAGGAGATCGCCCGGCGGCTGGCCGCGGGCGAGTGGGTGGTGGACCTGCGCAGCCGGGTGGCGTTCGCCGAGGGGCATGTCGCCGGATCGTTCAACTTCGAGGGCGAGGGCCGGCTCGCGACATATCTGGCCTGGCTGATCCCGTGGGGCAAGCCGGTCACTCTCCTGGCGAGCACCGCCGCCGACATCGCCCACGCACAGCGGGAGCTGTCCCGCGTCGGCATGGGCCGTCCGGTCGCCGCGGCCACCGGCGGTCCCAAGGACTGGGCTGGCACGTCGACGGAGCTGCGGTCGTTGCGCAGGTCCGACTTCGCGGGCCTGACGGCGGCCCGGGAGCAAGGCGAGGACCCGGTCGTACTCGATGTGCGCAGGAACTCCGAGCACCGCGCGGGTGCGATCACGGGAGCGGTGCACATTCCCCTGCACGAGCTGCCCCGGCGGCTGGGCGAGGTGCCGCCGGGCGTCGTGTGGGTGCACTGCGCGGGCGGGACGCGGGCGGCGATCGCCGCGTCGATGCTGGGCGCGGCAGGGCGTGAGGTGGTGGCCGTCGACGACGGTTTCGGCGCGGCGGCACCAGCCGGACTGTGTCTCACAGCTCCCGTGCCCGTCCCATGA
- a CDS encoding sulfite exporter TauE/SafE family protein, which yields MTALIVALAAGAVVGLALGGLGGGGSVLAVPALIYPLGFAPAAATTAGLLIVIATSLTGLVAHAREGRVRWRTGGLFAAAGIVPAAVAGALSVRVPSGVLTAGFAVLAVVAGMRMLRPRGESAPQVGQGAGFAPAGRVARTGAGLGTVTGFLGVGGGFLVVPALVTVVAVPMTAAVGTSLLVISVNSTAALVTRLATPTALDWATIAPFTATAVLGAWDGQRLAAKVSTAALQRIFGAVLLAVAVFMFVDAVA from the coding sequence ATGACCGCGCTGATCGTGGCGCTGGCCGCCGGGGCGGTGGTCGGGCTGGCGCTGGGCGGACTCGGCGGCGGCGGAAGCGTGCTCGCCGTCCCCGCGCTGATCTATCCGCTCGGCTTCGCCCCGGCCGCGGCCACCACCGCCGGGTTGCTCATCGTCATTGCGACGTCGCTGACCGGACTGGTCGCCCATGCCAGGGAGGGCAGGGTCCGCTGGCGTACGGGAGGGCTCTTCGCGGCAGCCGGGATCGTTCCGGCCGCGGTCGCCGGGGCGCTGTCGGTACGGGTCCCGTCCGGGGTGCTGACCGCGGGGTTCGCCGTGCTCGCGGTGGTCGCCGGGATGCGGATGCTCCGCCCGCGGGGCGAGTCGGCGCCGCAGGTCGGGCAGGGTGCGGGGTTCGCGCCCGCCGGACGGGTCGCACGGACGGGCGCCGGGCTCGGCACGGTGACCGGGTTCCTCGGTGTGGGCGGCGGGTTCCTGGTGGTACCCGCGCTGGTCACCGTGGTCGCCGTCCCGATGACCGCGGCGGTCGGCACCAGCCTGCTGGTCATCTCGGTGAACTCGACGGCCGCGCTGGTCACCCGTCTCGCCACGCCCACCGCGCTGGACTGGGCGACGATCGCCCCGTTCACGGCGACGGCGGTGCTCGGTGCCTGGGACGGGCAGCGGCTCGCCGCGAAAGTGTCCACGGCCGCCCTGCAACGGATCTTCGGCGCGGTGCTGCTGGCCGTGGCCGTGTTCATGTTCGTGGACGCCGTGGCGTGA
- a CDS encoding alpha/beta fold hydrolase, whose translation MSSYRHPGIVFTDRYFTVPLDHSDPGGEQIEVFGREAVASGRTGEELPWLVYLEGGPGFGARRFIGTEAWLGRAVQEFRVLLLDQRGTGLSTPANRQTLPLRGGPREQADYLAHFRSDNIVRDCELIRPQLTGGEPWTVLGQSFGGFCAVRYLSAAPEGLKAVLITGGLPSLDAHADDVYRAAYPRIERKVAAHYARYPQDVERAREITGHLLERPTDSAGHRLTPEGFQSLGIMLGGGNGSHQLHYLLENAFVRTPLGTELSDIFQEAMRAANSFAGHPLYALMHEAIYGQGEQPTGWAAERVRAEFPQFDAAAAVKGDGPVLFTGESIHPWHFEVDPALRPLRETAELLAARTDWAPLYDTERLAANQVPVAAAVYHDDMYVDTEHALRTAASIRGLRTWVTDEYEHDGLRAGGPRVLDRLLALVRDEI comes from the coding sequence GTGAGCAGCTACCGGCACCCCGGCATCGTCTTCACCGACCGCTATTTCACGGTCCCGCTCGACCACAGCGATCCGGGTGGTGAGCAGATCGAAGTCTTCGGCAGGGAGGCCGTGGCGAGCGGCAGGACCGGCGAGGAGCTGCCGTGGCTGGTCTACCTGGAGGGCGGCCCCGGCTTCGGTGCCCGGCGTTTCATCGGTACGGAGGCCTGGCTGGGGCGGGCCGTACAGGAGTTCCGGGTGCTGCTGCTGGACCAGCGCGGCACCGGCCTCTCCACCCCGGCCAACCGGCAGACCCTGCCGCTGCGCGGCGGCCCGCGCGAGCAGGCCGACTACCTCGCCCACTTCCGGTCCGACAACATCGTGCGCGACTGCGAGCTGATCCGCCCGCAGCTCACCGGCGGCGAACCGTGGACGGTCCTCGGCCAGTCCTTCGGCGGCTTCTGCGCCGTCCGCTATCTTTCGGCCGCCCCCGAAGGGCTCAAGGCCGTTCTCATCACCGGTGGGCTGCCCTCCCTCGACGCGCACGCCGACGACGTGTACCGGGCCGCCTACCCGCGCATCGAGCGCAAGGTCGCCGCCCACTACGCCCGCTACCCGCAGGACGTCGAGCGCGCCCGGGAGATCACCGGCCATCTGCTGGAGCGTCCCACCGACAGTGCCGGACACCGGCTGACGCCCGAGGGGTTCCAGTCCCTCGGCATCATGCTGGGCGGCGGCAACGGCAGCCACCAGCTGCACTACCTGCTGGAGAACGCCTTCGTCCGCACACCGCTCGGCACGGAGCTCTCCGACATCTTCCAGGAGGCCATGAGGGCCGCCAACTCGTTCGCCGGGCATCCCCTCTACGCGCTGATGCACGAGGCGATCTACGGCCAGGGCGAGCAGCCCACCGGCTGGGCGGCCGAGCGGGTCCGGGCGGAATTCCCGCAGTTCGACGCGGCCGCGGCGGTCAAGGGCGACGGCCCGGTGCTCTTCACCGGTGAGAGCATCCACCCCTGGCACTTCGAGGTGGACCCGGCGCTGCGTCCGCTGCGCGAGACCGCCGAACTGCTGGCCGCGCGTACCGACTGGGCGCCGCTGTACGACACCGAGCGCCTGGCAGCCAATCAGGTGCCGGTCGCAGCGGCCGTCTACCACGACGACATGTACGTCGACACGGAACACGCGCTGCGCACGGCGGCGTCGATCCGGGGCCTGCGCACCTGGGTGACCGATGAGTACGAGCACGACGGGCTGCGTGCGGGCGGACCACGGGTACTGGACCGGCTGCTGGCCCTGGTCCGGGACGAAATCTGA
- a CDS encoding rhodanese-like domain-containing protein encodes MTSPVSLSPAQAAARLAEFTVIDVRAPGEYASGHVPGALNVPLDRLPEAVHALKSAAARGSLLMVCASGVRSTRACDILAAADVEAVTLSGGTSAWEGEGRDLDHPSGARATWPMERQVRLAAGSLVVAGLLAGVRFPAARWISAGIGSGLVFSAVTNTCGMAAALSRLPYNRAPRSATSLDDTLHALQG; translated from the coding sequence GTGACCAGCCCCGTCTCCCTCTCCCCCGCCCAGGCCGCGGCCCGCCTCGCGGAGTTCACCGTCATCGATGTGCGGGCCCCCGGTGAGTACGCTTCCGGGCATGTTCCCGGTGCGTTGAACGTCCCGCTGGACCGCCTGCCCGAGGCCGTGCACGCGCTGAAGTCCGCCGCGGCACGCGGCTCGCTGCTCATGGTGTGCGCCTCCGGCGTCCGCTCCACCCGGGCCTGCGACATTCTCGCCGCCGCCGACGTCGAAGCCGTGACGCTCTCCGGCGGCACCTCGGCCTGGGAGGGTGAGGGACGCGATCTCGACCACCCCTCCGGGGCCCGCGCGACCTGGCCGATGGAGCGTCAGGTCCGGCTCGCCGCCGGTTCGCTCGTGGTGGCCGGCCTGCTCGCCGGGGTGCGTTTCCCCGCGGCGCGCTGGATCTCCGCCGGTATCGGCTCCGGCCTGGTGTTCTCCGCCGTGACCAACACCTGTGGCATGGCGGCGGCCCTGTCGAGGCTTCCGTACAACCGCGCCCCGCGCTCGGCCACGAGCCTGGACGACACGCTGCACGCCCTCCAGGGCTGA
- a CDS encoding PIG-L deacetylase family protein encodes MTEQLEPMPADWCRALAVAAHPDDLEYGCAAAIAGWTDGGREISYLLATRGEAGIETLEPEKCAPLREREQRASAAVVGVSTVEFLDHRDGVIEYGLPLRRDIAAAIRRHRPELVITLNHRDTWGGVAWNTPDHRAVGRATLDAAADAGNRWIFPELAESGLQPWNGVRWVAVAGSNTPTHAVDATVGLERSVKSLLAHRTYIEGLTDEDPEVYCRTFLTGHARAEGKRFGGCPAVAFELFTR; translated from the coding sequence ATGACGGAGCAGCTCGAACCCATGCCCGCGGACTGGTGTCGCGCCCTCGCCGTGGCCGCGCACCCCGATGACCTGGAGTACGGCTGCGCGGCGGCGATCGCGGGGTGGACCGACGGGGGGCGCGAGATCTCCTACCTCCTCGCCACCCGTGGTGAAGCCGGCATCGAAACGCTGGAACCGGAGAAGTGCGCGCCGTTGCGCGAGCGGGAGCAGCGGGCGAGCGCCGCGGTCGTCGGTGTCTCCACCGTGGAGTTCCTGGATCACCGTGACGGCGTGATCGAGTACGGCCTCCCGCTTCGCCGCGACATCGCCGCGGCCATCCGCAGGCACCGCCCCGAGCTGGTCATCACGCTCAATCACCGGGACACCTGGGGCGGCGTCGCCTGGAACACCCCCGACCACCGGGCGGTCGGCCGCGCCACTCTGGACGCCGCCGCCGACGCGGGCAATCGTTGGATCTTTCCGGAACTCGCTGAGTCGGGGCTCCAGCCGTGGAACGGGGTGCGGTGGGTCGCGGTCGCCGGGTCGAACACGCCCACCCATGCCGTCGACGCGACGGTCGGGCTGGAGCGCTCGGTGAAGTCGCTGCTGGCGCACCGCACGTACATCGAAGGGCTCACGGACGAGGACCCCGAGGTGTACTGCCGCACCTTCCTGACCGGTCACGCGCGGGCCGAGGGCAAGCGTTTCGGCGGCTGCCCGGCCGTCGCCTTCGAACTCTTCACCCGCTGA
- a CDS encoding metal-sensitive transcriptional regulator codes for MELDMAADELKSVLNRLRRAQGQLAGVIRMIEEGRDCEDVITQMAAVSRALDRAGFAIIATGLQHCMADGGSEPEDRDRMRARLEKLFLSLA; via the coding sequence GTGGAACTCGACATGGCGGCCGACGAACTGAAATCGGTCCTCAACCGCCTTCGCCGCGCGCAGGGCCAGCTCGCCGGGGTGATCAGGATGATCGAGGAGGGCCGGGACTGCGAGGACGTGATCACGCAGATGGCGGCCGTGTCCCGGGCGCTCGACCGGGCCGGTTTCGCGATCATCGCGACGGGCCTGCAGCACTGCATGGCCGACGGCGGCAGCGAGCCGGAGGACCGCGACCGGATGCGGGCACGGCTGGAGAAGCTCTTTCTCTCGCTGGCCTGA
- a CDS encoding NADPH:quinone oxidoreductase family protein, whose translation MQAWRVHRNGEPSEVMRLEETDRPMPGDGQVLVEVLAANINFPDALLCRGQYQVRPPLPFTPGVEICGRTADGRRVLATPTLPNGGFAEYVVADEAALLPAPDALDDAEAAALHIGYQTGWFGLHRRAHLRAGETLLVHAAAGGVGSAAVQLGRAAGATVIGVVGGPEKARTATGLGCDLVIDRHSEDIVAAVKEATGGRGADVVYDPVGGDAYAKSVKCIAFEGRVIVVGFASGIIPTPALNHALVKNYSIVGLHWGLYNTKDPAAVRACHDELTRLAAQGVVKPLVSERVGLAGAAAAVQRVADGTSTGRIVVLPSGAAR comes from the coding sequence ATGCAGGCATGGCGAGTGCACCGGAACGGCGAGCCGAGCGAGGTGATGCGGCTGGAGGAGACGGACAGGCCCATGCCCGGCGACGGGCAGGTGCTCGTCGAGGTGCTCGCGGCGAACATCAACTTCCCCGACGCGCTGCTCTGCCGGGGCCAGTACCAGGTGCGGCCGCCGCTGCCCTTCACCCCCGGCGTGGAGATCTGCGGCCGGACGGCGGACGGGCGGCGGGTGCTCGCCACCCCCACCCTGCCGAACGGCGGGTTCGCCGAGTACGTCGTCGCGGACGAGGCGGCGCTGCTGCCCGCCCCGGACGCCCTGGACGACGCCGAGGCCGCCGCCCTGCACATCGGCTACCAGACGGGGTGGTTCGGCCTGCACCGCAGGGCGCACCTCCGCGCGGGCGAGACCCTGCTGGTCCATGCGGCGGCCGGTGGGGTCGGCAGCGCCGCCGTCCAGCTCGGCAGGGCCGCCGGAGCCACCGTCATCGGCGTGGTCGGGGGCCCGGAGAAGGCCAGGACCGCCACCGGGCTCGGCTGCGACCTGGTCATCGACCGCCACAGCGAGGACATCGTCGCCGCGGTCAAGGAAGCCACCGGCGGACGCGGCGCCGACGTGGTGTACGACCCGGTCGGCGGCGACGCCTACGCCAAGTCCGTCAAGTGCATCGCCTTCGAGGGCCGGGTGATCGTCGTCGGCTTCGCGAGCGGCATCATCCCCACCCCGGCGCTGAACCACGCACTGGTCAAGAACTACTCGATCGTCGGACTCCACTGGGGCCTGTACAACACCAAGGACCCGGCCGCCGTCCGGGCCTGCCACGACGAACTCACCCGGCTTGCCGCGCAGGGTGTCGTCAAACCGCTGGTCAGCGAACGAGTCGGGCTGGCCGGGGCCGCGGCGGCCGTCCAGCGGGTCGCCGACGGCACCAGCACCGGCCGGATCGTCGTCCTCCCGTCAGGAGCCGCCCGATGA
- a CDS encoding beta-N-acetylglucosaminidase domain-containing protein, producing the protein MTPRPPRLAALGTAATLLVGGLLTAVPPAQAADSTRAATPTTAADGRPAPAITPTPQSVKPRADRITISPTVTLVAGKTSDESAMQVVESALRRAGAQRVVRAERPARSGLTVHVGDSAALAAQRIDGPSALPADGYVLGIGAERIVLAGKDTTGTYYAAQTLRQILPQAKHPGAGVAGLAVRDWPGTALRGVIEGFYGTPWSHEARLDQLDYYGEHKMNIYVYSPKDDAYLRAKWRDAYPADQLDRIKELADRAAQRHVEFTYALSPGLSVCYSSDADAKALVDKFQTIWDIGVRTFAVPLDDISYTDWNCAEDKAKWGTGGGAAGAAQAHLLNRVNKEFIATHPGAQPLQMVPTEYYNVSASPYKKALSQQLDPNVLVEWTGVGVVAPTMTVAQAEAARTVFGHPILTWDNYPVNDYATNRLLLGPFSGREKGLPGKLAGITANPMIQPYASKIALYTVADYAWNDAAYDPRTSWGEGLKEYAGGDPRTQKALRAFADANYSSALNKDQAPELAAEFARYWKSGDAARLTSVLGALGSAPGRLRDGLPDRGFIADAGPWLDATGSWATAARNALRMVEAARAGKGAQAWELRQQLPAQVTAAKSFTYTGLDGRRVPVLVGDGVLDRFIDAANAEHDRILGMSGRPTASTDLGTYQSNTVARMLDGDDSTYFWSDGAPAAGDGITVDLGRVRDIGSVTLAMGKPGSSEDYLHQGVLEYSADGQNWQQLAAFSGKPDVTATAPAGTKARYMRARATAGQDNWLVVREFSVPTDDGAVAGGPPAAAGSSLRAASDGDPGTVYRAARAPEAGETLELGLVAARDVPSVTVLQSAGSAARADIQLRGTDGKWQTVGALDGPYTRVDTAGRTADAVRLAWREGSAAPQIAEVVVAGQG; encoded by the coding sequence GTGACGCCTCGCCCACCCCGTCTCGCCGCGCTCGGCACCGCGGCGACCCTGCTCGTCGGCGGTCTGCTGACCGCCGTGCCGCCCGCCCAGGCGGCCGACAGCACCCGCGCCGCCACCCCGACGACGGCCGCGGACGGCCGGCCGGCCCCGGCCATCACGCCGACCCCGCAGTCCGTGAAGCCCCGGGCCGACCGGATCACCATCAGCCCGACCGTCACCCTGGTGGCGGGCAAGACCTCCGACGAGTCCGCCATGCAGGTCGTGGAGAGCGCGCTGCGCCGGGCCGGCGCCCAGCGCGTCGTACGCGCCGAGAGACCCGCCCGGAGCGGGCTCACGGTCCATGTCGGTGACTCCGCCGCGCTCGCCGCGCAGCGGATCGACGGCCCGTCCGCGCTGCCCGCCGACGGCTATGTGCTCGGCATCGGCGCCGAGCGCATCGTCCTCGCGGGCAAGGACACCACGGGCACGTACTACGCGGCGCAGACGCTGCGTCAGATCCTGCCGCAGGCGAAGCATCCGGGGGCCGGGGTCGCCGGACTCGCGGTGCGCGACTGGCCCGGCACCGCGCTGCGCGGTGTCATCGAAGGCTTCTACGGCACTCCGTGGTCGCACGAGGCGCGGCTCGACCAGCTCGACTACTACGGCGAGCACAAGATGAACATCTACGTGTACTCGCCGAAGGACGACGCGTATCTCCGAGCGAAGTGGCGCGACGCCTACCCGGCCGACCAGCTGGACCGGATCAAGGAGCTCGCGGACCGGGCCGCGCAGCGGCATGTGGAGTTCACGTACGCGCTCTCGCCCGGCCTCTCCGTCTGCTACAGCTCGGACGCGGACGCCAAGGCGCTCGTCGACAAGTTCCAGACCATCTGGGACATCGGTGTACGTACCTTCGCCGTGCCGCTCGACGACATCAGCTACACCGACTGGAACTGCGCCGAGGACAAGGCGAAGTGGGGGACCGGTGGCGGTGCGGCGGGCGCGGCGCAGGCGCATCTGCTCAACCGGGTCAACAAGGAGTTCATCGCGACCCACCCGGGTGCCCAGCCGCTCCAGATGGTCCCGACCGAGTACTACAACGTCTCCGCCTCGCCGTACAAGAAGGCGCTGTCCCAGCAGCTCGACCCCAATGTCCTGGTCGAGTGGACGGGCGTCGGAGTCGTCGCGCCGACCATGACCGTCGCCCAGGCGGAGGCCGCCCGCACGGTCTTCGGTCATCCGATCCTGACCTGGGACAACTACCCGGTCAACGACTACGCGACGAACCGGCTGCTGCTCGGCCCGTTCAGCGGTCGGGAGAAGGGCCTGCCCGGCAAGCTGGCCGGGATCACGGCGAACCCGATGATCCAGCCGTACGCCTCGAAGATCGCGCTGTACACCGTCGCCGACTACGCGTGGAACGACGCCGCGTACGACCCCCGCACCTCATGGGGCGAGGGGCTGAAGGAGTATGCGGGCGGCGACCCGCGCACCCAGAAGGCACTGCGGGCCTTCGCCGACGCGAACTACAGCTCGGCCCTCAACAAGGACCAGGCCCCCGAACTGGCGGCGGAGTTCGCCCGCTACTGGAAGTCCGGTGACGCCGCCCGGCTCACCTCGGTGCTCGGCGCGCTCGGCTCGGCCCCCGGCCGGCTGCGCGACGGCCTTCCGGACCGCGGCTTCATCGCCGACGCCGGCCCCTGGCTGGACGCGACCGGGTCCTGGGCCACCGCCGCCCGTAACGCCCTGCGCATGGTCGAGGCGGCCCGCGCCGGAAAGGGCGCGCAGGCCTGGGAGTTGCGGCAGCAGTTGCCCGCGCAGGTCACCGCGGCGAAGTCCTTCACCTACACCGGGCTCGACGGACGCAGGGTGCCGGTCCTCGTCGGCGACGGCGTCCTGGACCGGTTCATCGACGCGGCGAACGCCGAGCACGACCGGATACTCGGCATGAGCGGCAGGCCCACGGCCTCGACGGACCTGGGCACCTACCAGAGCAACACCGTCGCCCGGATGCTGGACGGCGACGACTCCACGTACTTCTGGAGCGACGGGGCGCCCGCCGCGGGCGACGGGATCACCGTGGACCTCGGCCGGGTCCGTGACATCGGCTCCGTCACCCTCGCGATGGGCAAGCCCGGCAGCAGCGAGGACTACCTCCACCAAGGGGTGCTCGAGTACTCGGCCGACGGACAGAACTGGCAGCAGCTCGCCGCCTTCTCCGGAAAGCCGGACGTCACCGCGACCGCGCCCGCCGGAACGAAGGCGCGCTACATGCGGGCACGGGCGACCGCGGGCCAGGACAACTGGCTCGTCGTACGGGAGTTCAGCGTCCCGACGGATGACGGCGCGGTGGCCGGAGGGCCGCCCGCCGCGGCCGGATCCTCGCTGCGCGCGGCGTCTGACGGGGACCCGGGCACCGTCTACCGGGCGGCCCGCGCCCCGGAGGCCGGGGAGACGCTGGAGCTGGGGCTCGTCGCCGCGCGTGACGTGCCTTCCGTCACCGTCCTGCAGTCGGCCGGGTCCGCTGCCCGCGCCGACATCCAGCTGCGCGGGACCGACGGCAAGTGGCAGACCGTCGGCGCGCTCGACGGCCCGTACACCCGGGTCGACACGGCGGGCCGCACGGCCGACGCGGTGCGGCTCGCCTGGCGCGAAGGGTCGGCGGCACCGCAGATCGCGGAGGTGGTGGTGGCCGGCCAGGGCTGA
- a CDS encoding ABC transporter ATP-binding protein, whose product MIRFEQVSKVYPDGTSAVDDLSFEVSEGELVTLVGPSGCGKTTTMMMVNRLIEPSSGRILVGGDDISGVDPVRLRRRIGYVIQQVGLFPHRTVLDNTATVPALVGWKRARARQRAAELLDLVGLDPKTYGSRYPAQLSGGQRQRVGVARALAADPPVLLMDEPFGAVDPVVRERLQNEFLSLQATVRKTVLMVTHDIEEAVRMGDRIAVYGAGRIEQFDTPGAVLGAPATPYVAQFVGADRGLKRLSVTTIEPDDLEEPPVARLDEPAGAAAARLGGTGARWAVVLNGEDELHGWVAADALRIAGDHGTVGELARRMDAWVPVGAPLKQAFSEMLQHDAGWVAVLDGARFLGVLTPAKLHEALRRSVDADARGVGRDEVRFDSVADA is encoded by the coding sequence ATGATCCGGTTCGAGCAGGTCAGCAAGGTGTATCCGGACGGCACGAGCGCGGTCGACGATCTCTCCTTCGAGGTCTCCGAGGGGGAACTGGTCACCCTCGTCGGGCCGTCCGGCTGCGGCAAGACGACCACGATGATGATGGTGAACCGGCTGATCGAGCCGTCGTCGGGCCGGATCCTCGTCGGCGGCGACGACATCTCCGGTGTCGACCCGGTGAGACTGCGCCGCCGGATCGGCTACGTCATCCAGCAGGTCGGTCTCTTCCCGCACCGCACGGTCCTCGACAACACCGCGACCGTTCCCGCGCTGGTCGGCTGGAAACGGGCGAGGGCCCGGCAGCGGGCCGCCGAGCTGCTGGATCTGGTGGGCCTCGACCCGAAGACGTACGGCTCCCGGTACCCCGCGCAGCTCTCCGGAGGCCAGCGCCAACGGGTGGGCGTGGCAAGGGCGTTGGCCGCGGATCCGCCGGTGCTGCTGATGGACGAGCCGTTCGGTGCGGTCGACCCGGTGGTGCGCGAGCGGCTGCAGAACGAATTCCTGAGCCTGCAGGCGACGGTCCGCAAGACGGTCCTGATGGTCACCCATGACATCGAGGAGGCGGTCCGGATGGGCGACCGGATCGCGGTGTACGGGGCGGGGCGCATCGAGCAGTTCGACACCCCGGGCGCCGTGCTCGGGGCTCCCGCGACTCCGTACGTGGCACAGTTCGTCGGCGCCGACCGCGGTCTGAAGCGGCTCTCGGTCACCACGATCGAGCCGGATGACCTGGAGGAGCCGCCGGTCGCCCGGCTGGACGAGCCGGCCGGCGCGGCGGCGGCACGGCTGGGCGGTACGGGTGCCCGCTGGGCGGTGGTGCTGAACGGCGAGGACGAGCTGCACGGCTGGGTGGCGGCGGACGCGCTGCGGATCGCGGGTGACCACGGCACGGTCGGCGAACTGGCCCGCAGGATGGATGCCTGGGTGCCGGTCGGAGCCCCGCTGAAGCAGGCGTTCAGCGAGATGCTCCAGCACGACGCGGGGTGGGTCGCGGTACTGGACGGGGCGAGGTTCCTCGGCGTGCTGACGCCCGCCAAGCTCCACGAGGCGCTGCGCCGCTCGGTCGACGCGGACGCGCGGGGTGTGGGCCGGGACGAGGTGCGGTTCGACTCGGTCGCGGACGCGTAG